The Halomonas sp. 'Soap Lake #6' genomic sequence GTGATGATGTTTGCCGACCGCGATTGGGGACCGCAGCCCCTGCGAGTGATTACTACCTCGACCGCCTCTTTTGGTCTATCCCTGGCAGTCGCAGGTGACTTAGATGTTGAAACACCTGCTGACTTGGCAGGTAAACGTATCGCTTATATTCGTGGTGATGATGCCCTCAATAAAGGTACCGAGGCGTACCTAGCGTTCGGTGGGCTTACCTGGGATGACGTAAAGCGTGTTGATTACCCCGGATATGGTCGCTCCTTCGACGGTATTATTGCCGGTGACGTGGACGCTTCCTTCACCACGACAGTCACCCCACCCGCGCAGCAGCTTGCTAGCAGTCCACGCGGCATCAGCTGGCCGGTGCTAGACCCTGAAGATGAAGCTGGTTGGGAGCGCATGGCTGCTGTTGCCCCTTACTTTCGTCCCCATGAAGTGACCGCAGGCGCTGGTGGTATTAGTGCCGATAACCCCGTACCCAGTGCTAGCTACCCTTATCCCATTGTAGTCGCCAATCAGCACCTGGATGACAACGTCGCTTATGGGTTAATCAAGGCGATGCAAGACAATTTCGACGACTATAAAGATAACGCCCCAGGAGCCATTGGCTATGCCTTGGAGGAGCAGGACCTCCTATGGGTCGTGCCGTTTCACGATGCGGTGGTGGAGTACTACAAAGAGATCGATGTATGGACGGATGAAATGCAAGCACACCAGGATCAACTCGTTGAACGCCAAGGTGTCCTGTTAAGTGCCTGGGAAAGTTTTATGCAAGACGCACCTGGTGATGATGAGGTATTTGCTGCCAGTTGGATGGAAGCTCGTGCCATTGCGCTGAATGATGCCGGTTTCGAGCCAATTTTCGAGTAACGCTCTAGGGGGCAGCATTCGTTGCCCCCTGCTGATTATCGGACTCTCCCTTCTGCAGATATTTCCGCCATGACCATAGATACCTAGCCATGACTACAGATAGCTCGACTGCCAGTGCTTCACAGGTTAAAGAAAAGATCAGTCAAATTCGTCAACTCCCCTCCGCCCTGCTCTGGATTCCAGCCACGGTGACCATTGCTTTAATTCTGATGACGCTGGATT encodes the following:
- a CDS encoding TAXI family TRAP transporter solute-binding subunit encodes the protein MRPFAHRLLIATLPLSLLGAAISYASEVELPNTMAWTAYGTNSSGYAQAVAIGNMLQNKYGSSVRILPGDNDVSRMTPLKQGRVDLCACGIASYYGAEGVMMFADRDWGPQPLRVITTSTASFGLSLAVAGDLDVETPADLAGKRIAYIRGDDALNKGTEAYLAFGGLTWDDVKRVDYPGYGRSFDGIIAGDVDASFTTTVTPPAQQLASSPRGISWPVLDPEDEAGWERMAAVAPYFRPHEVTAGAGGISADNPVPSASYPYPIVVANQHLDDNVAYGLIKAMQDNFDDYKDNAPGAIGYALEEQDLLWVVPFHDAVVEYYKEIDVWTDEMQAHQDQLVERQGVLLSAWESFMQDAPGDDEVFAASWMEARAIALNDAGFEPIFE